In Rhinopithecus roxellana isolate Shanxi Qingling chromosome 16, ASM756505v1, whole genome shotgun sequence, a single genomic region encodes these proteins:
- the ZBTB34 gene encoding zinc finger and BTB domain-containing protein 34 isoform X1: MEGCKSRVRFMSVEMDSSSFIQFDVPEYSSTVLSQLNELRLQGKLCDIIVHIQGQPFRAHKAVLAASSPYFRDHSALSTMSGLSISVIKNPNVFEQLLSFCYTGRMSLQLKDVVSFLTAASFLQMQCVIDKCTQILESIHSKISVGDVDSVTVGAEENPESRNGVKDSSFFANPVEISPPYCSQGRQPTASSDLRMETTPSKALRSRLQEEGHSDRGSSGSVSEYEIQIEGDHEQGDLLVRESQITEVKVKMEKSDRPSCSDSSSLGDDGYHTEMVDGEQVVAVNVGSYGSVLQHAYSYSQAASQPTNVSEAFGSLSNSSPSRSMLSCFRGGRARQKRALSVHLHSDLQGLVQGSDSEAMMNNPGYESSPRERSARGHWYPYNERLICIYCGKSFNQKGSLDRHMRLHMGITPFVCKFCGKKYTRKDQLEYHIRGHTDDKPFRCEICGKCFPFQGTLNQHLRKNHPGVAEVRSRIESPERTDVYVEQKLENDASASEMGLDSRMEIHTVSDAPD, encoded by the coding sequence AGTACGCTTCATGTCAGTAGAAATGGACAGCAGCAGTTTTATTCAGTTTGATGTGCCCGAGTACAGCAGCACCGTTCTGAGCCAGCTAAACGAACTCCGCCTGCAGGGGAAACTATGTGACATCATTGTACACATTCAGGGTCAGCCATTCCGAGCCCACAAAGCAGTCCTTGCTGCCAGCTCCCCATATTTCCGGGACCATTCAGCGTTGAGTACCATGAGTGGCTTGTCAATATCAGTGATTAAAAATCCCAATGTGTTTGAGcagttgctttctttttgttacaCTGGAAGAATGTCCTTGCAGCTGAAGGATGTTGTCAGTTTTCTGACTGCAGCCAGCTTTCTTCAGATGCAGTGTGTCATTGACAAGTGCACGCAGATTCTAGAGAGCATCCATTCTAAAATCAGCGTTGGAGATGTTGACTCTGTTACCGTCGGTGCTGAAGAGAATCCCGAGAGTCGAAACGGAGTGAAAGACAGCAGCTTCTTTGCCAACCCAGTGGAGATTTCTCCTCCATATTGCTCTCAGGGACGGCAGCCCACCGCAAGCAGTGACCTCCGGATGGAGACGACCCCCAGCAAAGCTCTGCGCAGCCGCTTACAGGAGGAGGGGCACTCAGACCGCGGGAGCAGTGGGAGCGTTTCTGAGTATGAGATTCAGATAGAGGGGGACCATGAGCAAGGAGACCTGTTGGTGAGGGAGAGCCAGATCACCGAGGTGAAAGTGAAGATGGAGAAGTCTGACCGGCCCAGCTGTTCCGACAGCTCCTCCCTGGGTGATGATGGGTACCACACTGAGATGGTTGATGGGGAACAAGTTGTGGCAGTGAATGTGGGCTCCTATGGTTCTGTGCTCCAGCACGCATACTCCTATTCCCAAGCAGCCTCACAGCCAACCAATGTATCAGAAGCTTTTGGAAGTTTGAGTAATTCCAGCCCATCCAGGTCCATGCTGAGCTGTTTCCGAGGAGGGCGTGCCCGCCAGAAGCGGGCCTTGTCTGTCCACCTGCACAGTGACTTGCAGGGCCTGGTGCAGGGCTCTGACAGTGAAGCCATGATGAACAACCCCGGGTATGAGAGCAGCCCCCGGGAGAGGAGTGCGAGAGGGCATTGGTACCCGTACAATGAGAGGTTGATCTGTATTTACTGTGGAAAGTCCTTCAACCAGAAAGGAAGCCTTGACAGGCACATGCGACTCCATATGGGAATCACCCCCTTTGTGTGCAAGTTCTGCGGGAAGAAGTACACACGGAAGGACCAACTGGAGTACCACATCCGGGGCCATACAGATGATAAACCATTCCGCTGTGAGATCTGCGGCAAGTGCTTTCCATTCCAAGGTACCCTCAACCAGCACCTGCGGAAAAACCACCCGGGCGTTGCTGAAGTCAGGAGTCGCATTGAGTCCCCCGAGAGAACAGATGTGTACGTGGaacagaaactagaaaatgacgCATCAGCCTCAGAGATGGGCTTAGATTCCCGGATGGAAATTCACACAGTGTCTGATGCTCCCGATTAA
- the ZBTB34 gene encoding zinc finger and BTB domain-containing protein 34 isoform X2, translating to MSVEMDSSSFIQFDVPEYSSTVLSQLNELRLQGKLCDIIVHIQGQPFRAHKAVLAASSPYFRDHSALSTMSGLSISVIKNPNVFEQLLSFCYTGRMSLQLKDVVSFLTAASFLQMQCVIDKCTQILESIHSKISVGDVDSVTVGAEENPESRNGVKDSSFFANPVEISPPYCSQGRQPTASSDLRMETTPSKALRSRLQEEGHSDRGSSGSVSEYEIQIEGDHEQGDLLVRESQITEVKVKMEKSDRPSCSDSSSLGDDGYHTEMVDGEQVVAVNVGSYGSVLQHAYSYSQAASQPTNVSEAFGSLSNSSPSRSMLSCFRGGRARQKRALSVHLHSDLQGLVQGSDSEAMMNNPGYESSPRERSARGHWYPYNERLICIYCGKSFNQKGSLDRHMRLHMGITPFVCKFCGKKYTRKDQLEYHIRGHTDDKPFRCEICGKCFPFQGTLNQHLRKNHPGVAEVRSRIESPERTDVYVEQKLENDASASEMGLDSRMEIHTVSDAPD from the coding sequence ATGTCAGTAGAAATGGACAGCAGCAGTTTTATTCAGTTTGATGTGCCCGAGTACAGCAGCACCGTTCTGAGCCAGCTAAACGAACTCCGCCTGCAGGGGAAACTATGTGACATCATTGTACACATTCAGGGTCAGCCATTCCGAGCCCACAAAGCAGTCCTTGCTGCCAGCTCCCCATATTTCCGGGACCATTCAGCGTTGAGTACCATGAGTGGCTTGTCAATATCAGTGATTAAAAATCCCAATGTGTTTGAGcagttgctttctttttgttacaCTGGAAGAATGTCCTTGCAGCTGAAGGATGTTGTCAGTTTTCTGACTGCAGCCAGCTTTCTTCAGATGCAGTGTGTCATTGACAAGTGCACGCAGATTCTAGAGAGCATCCATTCTAAAATCAGCGTTGGAGATGTTGACTCTGTTACCGTCGGTGCTGAAGAGAATCCCGAGAGTCGAAACGGAGTGAAAGACAGCAGCTTCTTTGCCAACCCAGTGGAGATTTCTCCTCCATATTGCTCTCAGGGACGGCAGCCCACCGCAAGCAGTGACCTCCGGATGGAGACGACCCCCAGCAAAGCTCTGCGCAGCCGCTTACAGGAGGAGGGGCACTCAGACCGCGGGAGCAGTGGGAGCGTTTCTGAGTATGAGATTCAGATAGAGGGGGACCATGAGCAAGGAGACCTGTTGGTGAGGGAGAGCCAGATCACCGAGGTGAAAGTGAAGATGGAGAAGTCTGACCGGCCCAGCTGTTCCGACAGCTCCTCCCTGGGTGATGATGGGTACCACACTGAGATGGTTGATGGGGAACAAGTTGTGGCAGTGAATGTGGGCTCCTATGGTTCTGTGCTCCAGCACGCATACTCCTATTCCCAAGCAGCCTCACAGCCAACCAATGTATCAGAAGCTTTTGGAAGTTTGAGTAATTCCAGCCCATCCAGGTCCATGCTGAGCTGTTTCCGAGGAGGGCGTGCCCGCCAGAAGCGGGCCTTGTCTGTCCACCTGCACAGTGACTTGCAGGGCCTGGTGCAGGGCTCTGACAGTGAAGCCATGATGAACAACCCCGGGTATGAGAGCAGCCCCCGGGAGAGGAGTGCGAGAGGGCATTGGTACCCGTACAATGAGAGGTTGATCTGTATTTACTGTGGAAAGTCCTTCAACCAGAAAGGAAGCCTTGACAGGCACATGCGACTCCATATGGGAATCACCCCCTTTGTGTGCAAGTTCTGCGGGAAGAAGTACACACGGAAGGACCAACTGGAGTACCACATCCGGGGCCATACAGATGATAAACCATTCCGCTGTGAGATCTGCGGCAAGTGCTTTCCATTCCAAGGTACCCTCAACCAGCACCTGCGGAAAAACCACCCGGGCGTTGCTGAAGTCAGGAGTCGCATTGAGTCCCCCGAGAGAACAGATGTGTACGTGGaacagaaactagaaaatgacgCATCAGCCTCAGAGATGGGCTTAGATTCCCGGATGGAAATTCACACAGTGTCTGATGCTCCCGATTAA